In Chelonia mydas isolate rCheMyd1 chromosome 20, rCheMyd1.pri.v2, whole genome shotgun sequence, a single genomic region encodes these proteins:
- the ITGA7 gene encoding integrin alpha-7 isoform X5, protein MPVRGRRPRQLPGPEAPARGAPLSRGGSHAPASGPERASERASGRGRAGPGGRARCGSGAGSMRGAPGAWLSCLGLQLLAGAAFNLDGTDPLLKDGAGGSLFGFSVALHRQLRPEPASWMLVGAPQAPALPGQRANRTGGLYACPLTHEIDDCWRVPIDEGVDLHKESKENQWLGVSVKSQGAGGKIATCAHLYESRNRVNQPLETRDVIGRCYVLSQDLTVGEELDGGEWKFCEGRPQGHDRFGFCQQGVSAGFTADNHYILFGAPGTYNWKGLLFMTNVHSADPDQLVYKTAEPGERLPGTVGDVAQNSNLGFSVDSGKGLTQQNQLSFVTGAPRANHTGAVVILRRDNVNRLVPEVILPGEQLTSSFGYAVAVVDLNSDGWMDLVVGAPHFFDRQEEIGGAAYVYVNQAGRWAGTRPVRLNGTSHSMFGISLTALGDLNQDGFQDIAVGAPFDGAGKVYIYHGSSLGIVTKPAQVLDGEGVGVRTFGYSLSGGLDVDGNLYPDLLVGSLSDSVVLYRARPVIHVSKNVSLSPQNIDLESRNCPRHPGICVEVRACFSYTASPASYSPRVMLAYTFDADVDRRKRGQAPRVAFLDRKPTDPEHQFSDVVELPHQRAPACVKATFQLQDSIRDKLRPIVVVLTYSLEHARSKRQVPGTALPPLTPVLNAQLPSSQREEVNFLKQGCGEDKICQSNLQLQYQFCSRVGDSDFLPLPRGADGTAVFAMSDQKDVALEIQVTNLPSDPVAPQRDGDDAHEALLTATFPEALPYSGIRGHDAWAGPGLEKQPCLPNPNASQVQCELGSPMKRGAQVRFYLIVSTSGITIETQELELELELSTISEQPGLRPVTARARVVIELPLSVTGVAVPRQLFFGGRVLGESAMHSEGQVGSAVRYEVTVSNRGQSLSTLGSAFLNLMWPHEITNGKWLLYPLRLELAARPGQRVACSPAANPLRLALEGHGQGRSRREAEPPEVPSTGSWWHRAHAERKNVTLDCARGTARCLVFRCPLSSFNRSAVLTAWGRLWNSTFLEEYPAVTSVELLVHANITVKSTVRSLVLKDAATQIPVTIYLDPSAVVARGVPWWIILIAVLAGVLVLGLLVSILWKVGFFRRTRYQQAAVPQYHAIKIPREERQLFREEKTGTIQRKDWVTNWSEGSDGLVPVSG, encoded by the exons ATGCCCGTGCGGGGGCGGCGCCCTCGCCAGCTGCCCGGCCCCGAAGCCCCGGCCCGGGGGGCGCCGCTCAGCCGCGGAGGTTCCCACGCACCTGCCTCGGGCCccgagcgagcgagcgagcgagcgagcggcCGGGgaagggcggggccggggggccgggCGCGCTGCGGGAGCGGGGCCGGCAGCATGCGGGGGGCGCCGGGCGCCTGGCTCTCCTGCCTCGGCCTCCAGCTGCTGGCGGGCGCCGCCTTCAACCTGGACGGGACCGACCCGCTGCTGAAGGACGGGGCCGGCGGCAGCTTGTTCGGCTTCTCCGTGGCCCTGCACCGGCAGCTCCGGCCCGAGCCCGCCagctg GATGCTGGTGGGTGCCCCGCAGGCACCAGCCCTCCCGGGCCAGAGGGCTAACCGGACGGGCGGCCTCTACGCCTGCCCCCTAACCCACGAGATCGACGACTGCTGGCGCGTGCCCATCGACGAGGGAG TGGACCTGCACAAGGAGAGCAAGGAGAACCAGTGGCTGGGGGTCAGCGTGAAGAGCCAAGGCGCCGGCGGCAAGATCGCG ACCTGCGCCCACCTCTACGAGTCGCGGAACCGGGTGAACCAGCCGCTGGAGACGCGGGACGTCATCGGGCGCTGCTACGTGCTCAGCCAGGACCTGACGGTGGGCGAGGAGCTGGACGGGGGCGAGTGGAAGTTCTGCGAGGGGCGCCCCCAGGGCCACGACCGCTTCGGCTTCTGCCAGCAGGGGGTGTCGGCCGGCTTCACCGCAGACAACCACTACATCCTCTTCGGGGCGCCCGGCACCTACAACTGGAAGG GGCTGCTGTTTATGACAAACGTGCATAGCGCAGACCCCGATCAGCTGGTGTATAAAACGGCAGAGCCCGGCGAGCGGCTGCCCGGCACCGTCGGCGACGTGGCCCAGAATAGCAACTTAG GCTTCTCCGTGGACTCGGGGAAGGGCCTGACCCAGCAGAACCAGCTCAGCTTCGTCACGGGGGCCCCCCGGGCCAACCACACGGGGGCCGTGGTGATCCTGCGACGGGACAACGTCAACCGCCTGGTGCCCGAGGTCATCCTGCCCGGGGAGCAGCTCACCTCCTCCTTCGGCTACGCCGTGGCCGTGGTGGATCTGAACAGCGACGG ctggaTGGACCTGGTGGTGGGGGCGCCCCACTTCTTCGACCGGCAGGAGGAGATCGGCGGGGCGGCCTACGTCTACGTCAACCAGGCGGGGCGCTGGGCGGGCACCCGCCCCGTCCGCCTCAACGGCACGTCCCACTCCATGTTCGGCATCAGCCTCACCGCCCTCGGGGACCTCAACCAGGACGGCTTccagg ACATCGCCGTGGGAGCCCCATTTGACGGAGCCGGCAAGGTCTATATCTACCATGGCAGCAGCCTGGGCATCGTCACCAAACCGGCCCAG GTCCTGGACGGGGAAGGCGTCGGGGTGAGGACCTTCGGCTACTCCCTGTCCGGGGGCCTGGACGTCGACGGGAATCTCTACCCGGACCTGCTCGTCGGCTCGCTCTCGGACAGCGTGGTGCTGTACAG AGCCCGGCCCGTCATCCACGTCTCCAAGAacgtctccctctccccccagaacaTCGACCTGGAGAGCAGGAACTGCCCCCGCCACCCGGGCATCTG CGTGGAAGTACGAGCCTGCTTCAGCTACACGGCCAGTCCTGCCAGCTACAGCCCCCGCGTCA tgctCGCGTACACCTTTGATGCTGACGTGGACCGGCGGAAGCGGGGCCAGGCCCCCAGAGTCGCCTTCCTGGACCGGAAGCCCACGGACCCCGAACACCAGTTCTCGGACGTGGTGGAGCTGCCCCACCAGCGCGCCCCTGCCTGTGTCAAGgccaccttccagctccag GACAGCATCCGGGACAAGCTGCGCCCCATCGTCGTGGTGCTGACGTACAGCCTCGAGCACGCCCGGAGCAAGCGCCAGGTCCCGGGCACCGCCCTGCCCCCGCTGACACCCGTGCTGAACGCCCAGCTGCCCAGCAGCCAGAGGGAAGAG GTGAACTTTTTGAAGCAGGGCTGCGGGGAGGACAAGATCTGCCAGAGCAACCTCCAGCTGCAATACCAGTTCTGCTCCCGCGTGGGCGACTCCgacttcctgcccctgcccag GGGAGCCGATGGCACCGCCGTCTTCGCCATGAGCGACCAGAAGGACGTGGCCTTGGAGATCCAGGTCACCAACCTGCCCTCGGACCCAGTGGCCCCGCAGCGGGACGGGGACGACGCCCACGAGGCCCTGCTCACGGCcaccttccccgaggccctgccctacTCCGGCATCCGGGGCCACGACGCGTGGGCCGGGCCCGGCCTG GAgaagcagccctgcctgcccaaCCCGAACGCCTCGCAAGTGCAGTGTGAGCTGGGGAGCCCCATGAAGCGCGGAGCTCAG GTGCGGTTCTATCTCATCGTCAGCACCTCGGGCATCACCATCGAgacccaggagctggagctggagctggagctgagcac GATCAGCGAGCAGCCGGGGCTGCGGCCTGTGACGGCGCGGGCCCGTGTGGTCATTGAGCTGCCCCTGTCGGTCACGGG CGTGGCTGTCCCAAGGCAGCTGTTCTTCGGTGGCCGGGTGCTGGGCGAGAGCGCCATGCACAGCGAGGGCCAGGTGGGCAGCGCCGTGCGCTACGAGGTGACG gtcTCCAACCGGGGCCAGTCGCTCAGCACCCTGGGCTCGGCCTTCCTCAACCTCATGTGGCCCCACGAGATCACCAACGGCAAGTGGCTGCTCTACCCGCTGCGGCTGGAGCTGGCGGCCCGGCCCGGGCAGCGTGTGGCCTGCAGCCCGGCAGCCAACCCCCTACGGCTGGCACTG GAGGGTCACGgccagggcaggagcaggagggaggccGAGCCCCCGGAGGTGCCCAGCACGGGGTCCTGGTGGCACCGCGCCCACGCTGAGAGGAAGAACGTCACATTG GACTGCGCCCGGGGCACCGCCCGCTGCCTCGTCTTCCGGTGCCCGCTCTCCAGCTTCAACCGCTCGGCCGTGCTCACTGCCTGGGGGCGCCTGTGGAATAGCACCTTCCTGGAG gagtacCCGGCCGTGACCTCCGTGGAACTGCTCGTCCACGCCAACATCACCGTCAAATCCACCGTCCGGAGCCTGGTGCTGAAGGACGCCGCTACGCAG ATCCCTGTCACCATCTACCTGGACCCGAGCGCGGTGGTGGCCCGGGGTGTCCCCTGGTGGATCATCCTGATCGCGGTGCTGGCCGGGGTCCTGGTGCTGGGGCTACTGGTCTCCATCCTGTGGAAG GTGGGCTTCTTCAGGCGCACGCGGTACCAGCAGGCCGCGGTGCCCCAGTACCACGCCATCAAGATCCCCCGGGAGGAGCGCCAGCTGTTCCGCGAGGAGAAGACGGGCACCATCCAGAGGAAGGACTGGGTGACAAACTGGAGCGAGGGCAGCGACGGCCTTGTGCCCGTCTCGGGCTAG
- the ITGA7 gene encoding integrin alpha-7 isoform X4, with product MPVRGRRPRQLPGPEAPARGAPLSRGGSHAPASGPERASERASGRGRAGPGGRARCGSGAGSMRGAPGAWLSCLGLQLLAGAAFNLDGTDPLLKDGAGGSLFGFSVALHRQLRPEPASWMLVGAPQAPALPGQRANRTGGLYACPLTHEIDDCWRVPIDEGVDLHKESKENQWLGVSVKSQGAGGKIATCAHLYESRNRVNQPLETRDVIGRCYVLSQDLTVGEELDGGEWKFCEGRPQGHDRFGFCQQGVSAGFTADNHYILFGAPGTYNWKGDLRVELVNQSSLELGTYDDGPYEAGGEKDQDPSLIPVPSNSYFGFSVDSGKGLTQQNQLSFVTGAPRANHTGAVVILRRDNVNRLVPEVILPGEQLTSSFGYAVAVVDLNSDGWMDLVVGAPHFFDRQEEIGGAAYVYVNQAGRWAGTRPVRLNGTSHSMFGISLTALGDLNQDGFQDIAVGAPFDGAGKVYIYHGSSLGIVTKPAQVLDGEGVGVRTFGYSLSGGLDVDGNLYPDLLVGSLSDSVVLYRARPVIHVSKNVSLSPQNIDLESRNCPRHPGICVEVRACFSYTASPASYSPRVMLAYTFDADVDRRKRGQAPRVAFLDRKPTDPEHQFSDVVELPHQRAPACVKATFQLQDSIRDKLRPIVVVLTYSLEHARSKRQVPGTALPPLTPVLNAQLPSSQREEVNFLKQGCGEDKICQSNLQLQYQFCSRVGDSDFLPLPRGADGTAVFAMSDQKDVALEIQVTNLPSDPVAPQRDGDDAHEALLTATFPEALPYSGIRGHDAWAGPGLEKQPCLPNPNASQVQCELGSPMKRGAQVRFYLIVSTSGITIETQELELELELSTISEQPGLRPVTARARVVIELPLSVTGVAVPRQLFFGGRVLGESAMHSEGQVGSAVRYEVTVSNRGQSLSTLGSAFLNLMWPHEITNGKWLLYPLRLELAARPGQRVACSPAANPLRLALEGHGQGRSRREAEPPEVPSTGSWWHRAHAERKNVTLDCARGTARCLVFRCPLSSFNRSAVLTAWGRLWNSTFLEEYPAVTSVELLVHANITVKSTVRSLVLKDAATQIPVTIYLDPSAVVARGVPWWIILIAVLAGVLVLGLLVSILWKVGFFRRTRYQQAAVPQYHAIKIPREERQLFREEKTGTIQRKDWVTNWSEGSDGLVPVSG from the exons ATGCCCGTGCGGGGGCGGCGCCCTCGCCAGCTGCCCGGCCCCGAAGCCCCGGCCCGGGGGGCGCCGCTCAGCCGCGGAGGTTCCCACGCACCTGCCTCGGGCCccgagcgagcgagcgagcgagcgagcggcCGGGgaagggcggggccggggggccgggCGCGCTGCGGGAGCGGGGCCGGCAGCATGCGGGGGGCGCCGGGCGCCTGGCTCTCCTGCCTCGGCCTCCAGCTGCTGGCGGGCGCCGCCTTCAACCTGGACGGGACCGACCCGCTGCTGAAGGACGGGGCCGGCGGCAGCTTGTTCGGCTTCTCCGTGGCCCTGCACCGGCAGCTCCGGCCCGAGCCCGCCagctg GATGCTGGTGGGTGCCCCGCAGGCACCAGCCCTCCCGGGCCAGAGGGCTAACCGGACGGGCGGCCTCTACGCCTGCCCCCTAACCCACGAGATCGACGACTGCTGGCGCGTGCCCATCGACGAGGGAG TGGACCTGCACAAGGAGAGCAAGGAGAACCAGTGGCTGGGGGTCAGCGTGAAGAGCCAAGGCGCCGGCGGCAAGATCGCG ACCTGCGCCCACCTCTACGAGTCGCGGAACCGGGTGAACCAGCCGCTGGAGACGCGGGACGTCATCGGGCGCTGCTACGTGCTCAGCCAGGACCTGACGGTGGGCGAGGAGCTGGACGGGGGCGAGTGGAAGTTCTGCGAGGGGCGCCCCCAGGGCCACGACCGCTTCGGCTTCTGCCAGCAGGGGGTGTCGGCCGGCTTCACCGCAGACAACCACTACATCCTCTTCGGGGCGCCCGGCACCTACAACTGGAAGG GGGACCTGCGCGTGGAGCTCGTTAACCAGAGCTCCCTGGAGCTGGGTACCTACGACGACGGGCCCTACGAAGCCGGGGGGGAGAAGGACCAGGACCCCTCCCTCATCCCCGTGCCCTCCAACAGCTACTTCG GCTTCTCCGTGGACTCGGGGAAGGGCCTGACCCAGCAGAACCAGCTCAGCTTCGTCACGGGGGCCCCCCGGGCCAACCACACGGGGGCCGTGGTGATCCTGCGACGGGACAACGTCAACCGCCTGGTGCCCGAGGTCATCCTGCCCGGGGAGCAGCTCACCTCCTCCTTCGGCTACGCCGTGGCCGTGGTGGATCTGAACAGCGACGG ctggaTGGACCTGGTGGTGGGGGCGCCCCACTTCTTCGACCGGCAGGAGGAGATCGGCGGGGCGGCCTACGTCTACGTCAACCAGGCGGGGCGCTGGGCGGGCACCCGCCCCGTCCGCCTCAACGGCACGTCCCACTCCATGTTCGGCATCAGCCTCACCGCCCTCGGGGACCTCAACCAGGACGGCTTccagg ACATCGCCGTGGGAGCCCCATTTGACGGAGCCGGCAAGGTCTATATCTACCATGGCAGCAGCCTGGGCATCGTCACCAAACCGGCCCAG GTCCTGGACGGGGAAGGCGTCGGGGTGAGGACCTTCGGCTACTCCCTGTCCGGGGGCCTGGACGTCGACGGGAATCTCTACCCGGACCTGCTCGTCGGCTCGCTCTCGGACAGCGTGGTGCTGTACAG AGCCCGGCCCGTCATCCACGTCTCCAAGAacgtctccctctccccccagaacaTCGACCTGGAGAGCAGGAACTGCCCCCGCCACCCGGGCATCTG CGTGGAAGTACGAGCCTGCTTCAGCTACACGGCCAGTCCTGCCAGCTACAGCCCCCGCGTCA tgctCGCGTACACCTTTGATGCTGACGTGGACCGGCGGAAGCGGGGCCAGGCCCCCAGAGTCGCCTTCCTGGACCGGAAGCCCACGGACCCCGAACACCAGTTCTCGGACGTGGTGGAGCTGCCCCACCAGCGCGCCCCTGCCTGTGTCAAGgccaccttccagctccag GACAGCATCCGGGACAAGCTGCGCCCCATCGTCGTGGTGCTGACGTACAGCCTCGAGCACGCCCGGAGCAAGCGCCAGGTCCCGGGCACCGCCCTGCCCCCGCTGACACCCGTGCTGAACGCCCAGCTGCCCAGCAGCCAGAGGGAAGAG GTGAACTTTTTGAAGCAGGGCTGCGGGGAGGACAAGATCTGCCAGAGCAACCTCCAGCTGCAATACCAGTTCTGCTCCCGCGTGGGCGACTCCgacttcctgcccctgcccag GGGAGCCGATGGCACCGCCGTCTTCGCCATGAGCGACCAGAAGGACGTGGCCTTGGAGATCCAGGTCACCAACCTGCCCTCGGACCCAGTGGCCCCGCAGCGGGACGGGGACGACGCCCACGAGGCCCTGCTCACGGCcaccttccccgaggccctgccctacTCCGGCATCCGGGGCCACGACGCGTGGGCCGGGCCCGGCCTG GAgaagcagccctgcctgcccaaCCCGAACGCCTCGCAAGTGCAGTGTGAGCTGGGGAGCCCCATGAAGCGCGGAGCTCAG GTGCGGTTCTATCTCATCGTCAGCACCTCGGGCATCACCATCGAgacccaggagctggagctggagctggagctgagcac GATCAGCGAGCAGCCGGGGCTGCGGCCTGTGACGGCGCGGGCCCGTGTGGTCATTGAGCTGCCCCTGTCGGTCACGGG CGTGGCTGTCCCAAGGCAGCTGTTCTTCGGTGGCCGGGTGCTGGGCGAGAGCGCCATGCACAGCGAGGGCCAGGTGGGCAGCGCCGTGCGCTACGAGGTGACG gtcTCCAACCGGGGCCAGTCGCTCAGCACCCTGGGCTCGGCCTTCCTCAACCTCATGTGGCCCCACGAGATCACCAACGGCAAGTGGCTGCTCTACCCGCTGCGGCTGGAGCTGGCGGCCCGGCCCGGGCAGCGTGTGGCCTGCAGCCCGGCAGCCAACCCCCTACGGCTGGCACTG GAGGGTCACGgccagggcaggagcaggagggaggccGAGCCCCCGGAGGTGCCCAGCACGGGGTCCTGGTGGCACCGCGCCCACGCTGAGAGGAAGAACGTCACATTG GACTGCGCCCGGGGCACCGCCCGCTGCCTCGTCTTCCGGTGCCCGCTCTCCAGCTTCAACCGCTCGGCCGTGCTCACTGCCTGGGGGCGCCTGTGGAATAGCACCTTCCTGGAG gagtacCCGGCCGTGACCTCCGTGGAACTGCTCGTCCACGCCAACATCACCGTCAAATCCACCGTCCGGAGCCTGGTGCTGAAGGACGCCGCTACGCAG ATCCCTGTCACCATCTACCTGGACCCGAGCGCGGTGGTGGCCCGGGGTGTCCCCTGGTGGATCATCCTGATCGCGGTGCTGGCCGGGGTCCTGGTGCTGGGGCTACTGGTCTCCATCCTGTGGAAG GTGGGCTTCTTCAGGCGCACGCGGTACCAGCAGGCCGCGGTGCCCCAGTACCACGCCATCAAGATCCCCCGGGAGGAGCGCCAGCTGTTCCGCGAGGAGAAGACGGGCACCATCCAGAGGAAGGACTGGGTGACAAACTGGAGCGAGGGCAGCGACGGCCTTGTGCCCGTCTCGGGCTAG
- the ITGA7 gene encoding integrin alpha-7 isoform X7, which produces MPVRGRRPRQLPGPEAPARGAPLSRGGSHAPASGPERASERASGRGRAGPGGRARCGSGAGSMRGAPGAWLSCLGLQLLAGAAFNLDGTDPLLKDGAGGSLFGFSVALHRQLRPEPASWMLVGAPQAPALPGQRANRTGGLYACPLTHEIDDCWRVPIDEGVDLHKESKENQWLGVSVKSQGAGGKIATCAHLYESRNRVNQPLETRDVIGRCYVLSQDLTVGEELDGGEWKFCEGRPQGHDRFGFCQQGVSAGFTADNHYILFGAPGTYNWKGFSVDSGKGLTQQNQLSFVTGAPRANHTGAVVILRRDNVNRLVPEVILPGEQLTSSFGYAVAVVDLNSDGWMDLVVGAPHFFDRQEEIGGAAYVYVNQAGRWAGTRPVRLNGTSHSMFGISLTALGDLNQDGFQDIAVGAPFDGAGKVYIYHGSSLGIVTKPAQVLDGEGVGVRTFGYSLSGGLDVDGNLYPDLLVGSLSDSVVLYRARPVIHVSKNVSLSPQNIDLESRNCPRHPGICVEVRACFSYTASPASYSPRVMLAYTFDADVDRRKRGQAPRVAFLDRKPTDPEHQFSDVVELPHQRAPACVKATFQLQDSIRDKLRPIVVVLTYSLEHARSKRQVPGTALPPLTPVLNAQLPSSQREEVNFLKQGCGEDKICQSNLQLQYQFCSRVGDSDFLPLPRGADGTAVFAMSDQKDVALEIQVTNLPSDPVAPQRDGDDAHEALLTATFPEALPYSGIRGHDAWAGPGLEKQPCLPNPNASQVQCELGSPMKRGAQVRFYLIVSTSGITIETQELELELELSTISEQPGLRPVTARARVVIELPLSVTGVAVPRQLFFGGRVLGESAMHSEGQVGSAVRYEVTVSNRGQSLSTLGSAFLNLMWPHEITNGKWLLYPLRLELAARPGQRVACSPAANPLRLALEGHGQGRSRREAEPPEVPSTGSWWHRAHAERKNVTLDCARGTARCLVFRCPLSSFNRSAVLTAWGRLWNSTFLEEYPAVTSVELLVHANITVKSTVRSLVLKDAATQIPVTIYLDPSAVVARGVPWWIILIAVLAGVLVLGLLVSILWKVGFFRRTRYQQAAVPQYHAIKIPREERQLFREEKTGTIQRKDWVTNWSEGSDGLVPVSG; this is translated from the exons ATGCCCGTGCGGGGGCGGCGCCCTCGCCAGCTGCCCGGCCCCGAAGCCCCGGCCCGGGGGGCGCCGCTCAGCCGCGGAGGTTCCCACGCACCTGCCTCGGGCCccgagcgagcgagcgagcgagcgagcggcCGGGgaagggcggggccggggggccgggCGCGCTGCGGGAGCGGGGCCGGCAGCATGCGGGGGGCGCCGGGCGCCTGGCTCTCCTGCCTCGGCCTCCAGCTGCTGGCGGGCGCCGCCTTCAACCTGGACGGGACCGACCCGCTGCTGAAGGACGGGGCCGGCGGCAGCTTGTTCGGCTTCTCCGTGGCCCTGCACCGGCAGCTCCGGCCCGAGCCCGCCagctg GATGCTGGTGGGTGCCCCGCAGGCACCAGCCCTCCCGGGCCAGAGGGCTAACCGGACGGGCGGCCTCTACGCCTGCCCCCTAACCCACGAGATCGACGACTGCTGGCGCGTGCCCATCGACGAGGGAG TGGACCTGCACAAGGAGAGCAAGGAGAACCAGTGGCTGGGGGTCAGCGTGAAGAGCCAAGGCGCCGGCGGCAAGATCGCG ACCTGCGCCCACCTCTACGAGTCGCGGAACCGGGTGAACCAGCCGCTGGAGACGCGGGACGTCATCGGGCGCTGCTACGTGCTCAGCCAGGACCTGACGGTGGGCGAGGAGCTGGACGGGGGCGAGTGGAAGTTCTGCGAGGGGCGCCCCCAGGGCCACGACCGCTTCGGCTTCTGCCAGCAGGGGGTGTCGGCCGGCTTCACCGCAGACAACCACTACATCCTCTTCGGGGCGCCCGGCACCTACAACTGGAAGG GCTTCTCCGTGGACTCGGGGAAGGGCCTGACCCAGCAGAACCAGCTCAGCTTCGTCACGGGGGCCCCCCGGGCCAACCACACGGGGGCCGTGGTGATCCTGCGACGGGACAACGTCAACCGCCTGGTGCCCGAGGTCATCCTGCCCGGGGAGCAGCTCACCTCCTCCTTCGGCTACGCCGTGGCCGTGGTGGATCTGAACAGCGACGG ctggaTGGACCTGGTGGTGGGGGCGCCCCACTTCTTCGACCGGCAGGAGGAGATCGGCGGGGCGGCCTACGTCTACGTCAACCAGGCGGGGCGCTGGGCGGGCACCCGCCCCGTCCGCCTCAACGGCACGTCCCACTCCATGTTCGGCATCAGCCTCACCGCCCTCGGGGACCTCAACCAGGACGGCTTccagg ACATCGCCGTGGGAGCCCCATTTGACGGAGCCGGCAAGGTCTATATCTACCATGGCAGCAGCCTGGGCATCGTCACCAAACCGGCCCAG GTCCTGGACGGGGAAGGCGTCGGGGTGAGGACCTTCGGCTACTCCCTGTCCGGGGGCCTGGACGTCGACGGGAATCTCTACCCGGACCTGCTCGTCGGCTCGCTCTCGGACAGCGTGGTGCTGTACAG AGCCCGGCCCGTCATCCACGTCTCCAAGAacgtctccctctccccccagaacaTCGACCTGGAGAGCAGGAACTGCCCCCGCCACCCGGGCATCTG CGTGGAAGTACGAGCCTGCTTCAGCTACACGGCCAGTCCTGCCAGCTACAGCCCCCGCGTCA tgctCGCGTACACCTTTGATGCTGACGTGGACCGGCGGAAGCGGGGCCAGGCCCCCAGAGTCGCCTTCCTGGACCGGAAGCCCACGGACCCCGAACACCAGTTCTCGGACGTGGTGGAGCTGCCCCACCAGCGCGCCCCTGCCTGTGTCAAGgccaccttccagctccag GACAGCATCCGGGACAAGCTGCGCCCCATCGTCGTGGTGCTGACGTACAGCCTCGAGCACGCCCGGAGCAAGCGCCAGGTCCCGGGCACCGCCCTGCCCCCGCTGACACCCGTGCTGAACGCCCAGCTGCCCAGCAGCCAGAGGGAAGAG GTGAACTTTTTGAAGCAGGGCTGCGGGGAGGACAAGATCTGCCAGAGCAACCTCCAGCTGCAATACCAGTTCTGCTCCCGCGTGGGCGACTCCgacttcctgcccctgcccag GGGAGCCGATGGCACCGCCGTCTTCGCCATGAGCGACCAGAAGGACGTGGCCTTGGAGATCCAGGTCACCAACCTGCCCTCGGACCCAGTGGCCCCGCAGCGGGACGGGGACGACGCCCACGAGGCCCTGCTCACGGCcaccttccccgaggccctgccctacTCCGGCATCCGGGGCCACGACGCGTGGGCCGGGCCCGGCCTG GAgaagcagccctgcctgcccaaCCCGAACGCCTCGCAAGTGCAGTGTGAGCTGGGGAGCCCCATGAAGCGCGGAGCTCAG GTGCGGTTCTATCTCATCGTCAGCACCTCGGGCATCACCATCGAgacccaggagctggagctggagctggagctgagcac GATCAGCGAGCAGCCGGGGCTGCGGCCTGTGACGGCGCGGGCCCGTGTGGTCATTGAGCTGCCCCTGTCGGTCACGGG CGTGGCTGTCCCAAGGCAGCTGTTCTTCGGTGGCCGGGTGCTGGGCGAGAGCGCCATGCACAGCGAGGGCCAGGTGGGCAGCGCCGTGCGCTACGAGGTGACG gtcTCCAACCGGGGCCAGTCGCTCAGCACCCTGGGCTCGGCCTTCCTCAACCTCATGTGGCCCCACGAGATCACCAACGGCAAGTGGCTGCTCTACCCGCTGCGGCTGGAGCTGGCGGCCCGGCCCGGGCAGCGTGTGGCCTGCAGCCCGGCAGCCAACCCCCTACGGCTGGCACTG GAGGGTCACGgccagggcaggagcaggagggaggccGAGCCCCCGGAGGTGCCCAGCACGGGGTCCTGGTGGCACCGCGCCCACGCTGAGAGGAAGAACGTCACATTG GACTGCGCCCGGGGCACCGCCCGCTGCCTCGTCTTCCGGTGCCCGCTCTCCAGCTTCAACCGCTCGGCCGTGCTCACTGCCTGGGGGCGCCTGTGGAATAGCACCTTCCTGGAG gagtacCCGGCCGTGACCTCCGTGGAACTGCTCGTCCACGCCAACATCACCGTCAAATCCACCGTCCGGAGCCTGGTGCTGAAGGACGCCGCTACGCAG ATCCCTGTCACCATCTACCTGGACCCGAGCGCGGTGGTGGCCCGGGGTGTCCCCTGGTGGATCATCCTGATCGCGGTGCTGGCCGGGGTCCTGGTGCTGGGGCTACTGGTCTCCATCCTGTGGAAG GTGGGCTTCTTCAGGCGCACGCGGTACCAGCAGGCCGCGGTGCCCCAGTACCACGCCATCAAGATCCCCCGGGAGGAGCGCCAGCTGTTCCGCGAGGAGAAGACGGGCACCATCCAGAGGAAGGACTGGGTGACAAACTGGAGCGAGGGCAGCGACGGCCTTGTGCCCGTCTCGGGCTAG